From the Solirubrobacterales bacterium genome, one window contains:
- the gdhA gene encoding NADP-specific glutamate dehydrogenase, with the protein MSGTVEAPAVPAQVDPRLAPVLESVKRRNPAEPEFHEAVERVLRTIGPVISQHPEYLEARLVERICEPERQIIFRVPWTDDKGQIQVNRGYRVEFNSALGPYKGGLRFHPSVSSSIVKFLGFEQVFKNALTGLPIGGGKGGSDFDPKGRSEGEVMRFCQSFMTELHRHIGEYTDVPAGDIGVGGREIGFLFGQFRRITNRYESGTLTGKGLGWGGARVRKEATGYGTVFFAEEMLKAKGLSLSGRTVTVSGSGNVAIYAAEKVQQLGGTVVGCSDSGGYLHDPAGIDLPLLQQVKEIERARLTRYVEERSGATYVPGEKVWEIPAEVALPCATQHELDGDDARKLAESGTLVVAEGANMPCTAEAIGVMLQHGVLFGPGKAANAGGVATSALEMQQNASRDSWTFEHTEARLLEIMQDIHASAYDMSEHAGTPGNYIVGANNAGFARVAEAMMALGVV; encoded by the coding sequence ATGAGTGGCACTGTCGAAGCCCCCGCTGTCCCTGCTCAGGTGGACCCCAGGCTGGCTCCGGTTCTCGAATCGGTCAAACGCCGCAACCCGGCGGAGCCGGAGTTCCATGAGGCGGTCGAACGGGTCCTCCGCACGATCGGACCGGTGATCAGCCAGCACCCCGAGTATCTGGAAGCACGGCTGGTCGAACGGATCTGCGAGCCTGAGCGGCAGATCATCTTCCGGGTTCCCTGGACCGACGACAAGGGGCAGATCCAGGTCAACCGGGGCTACCGGGTGGAGTTCAACTCGGCCCTCGGTCCCTACAAGGGCGGGCTTCGCTTCCACCCCTCGGTCAGCTCCTCGATCGTCAAGTTCCTCGGCTTCGAGCAGGTTTTCAAGAACGCGCTCACCGGCCTGCCGATCGGCGGCGGCAAGGGTGGTTCAGACTTTGATCCGAAGGGCCGTTCCGAGGGCGAGGTGATGCGTTTCTGCCAGTCCTTCATGACCGAGCTTCATCGCCACATCGGGGAGTACACCGACGTGCCGGCCGGCGACATCGGGGTCGGCGGCCGCGAGATCGGCTTCCTCTTCGGTCAGTTCCGCCGGATCACCAACCGGTATGAGTCCGGCACCCTGACCGGCAAGGGCCTTGGCTGGGGCGGGGCCCGGGTCCGCAAGGAAGCGACCGGCTACGGGACCGTTTTCTTTGCCGAGGAGATGCTCAAGGCCAAGGGCCTCTCCCTTTCCGGCAGGACGGTCACCGTCTCCGGTTCCGGCAACGTGGCGATCTACGCCGCGGAAAAAGTTCAGCAGCTGGGTGGCACCGTGGTCGGCTGCTCCGATTCCGGCGGCTACCTGCACGATCCGGCCGGGATCGACCTGCCGCTGCTGCAGCAGGTCAAGGAGATCGAACGGGCCCGGCTGACCCGCTACGTGGAGGAGCGCTCCGGAGCGACCTATGTGCCCGGCGAGAAGGTCTGGGAGATCCCGGCCGAGGTGGCCCTGCCCTGCGCCACCCAGCATGAACTCGACGGCGATGACGCCCGCAAGCTGGCTGAGTCCGGCACCCTGGTGGTCGCCGAAGGGGCCAACATGCCCTGCACCGCCGAGGCGATCGGGGTGATGCTGCAGCACGGGGTGCTGTTCGGCCCCGGCAAGGCGGCTAATGCGGGCGGAGTCGCAACCAGCGCCCTCGAGATGCAGCAGAACGCCTCCCGCGATTCCTGGACCTTCGAGCACACCGAGGCCCGGCTGCTCGAGATCATGCAGGACATCCATGCCTCTGCCTACGACATGTCGGAACACGCCGGAACCCCCGGCAACTACATCGTCGGCGCCAACAACGCCGGCTTCGCCCGGGTGGCCGAGGCAATGATGGCCCTCGGCGTAGTCTGA
- a CDS encoding EsaB/YukD family protein — MDVTVVDATGNKTEEVTMPDDVASGRIIGKLVGLMKLPATGPDGQPLSYKFHHKQTGLQINDNVTLADAGVKDGDVLRLVAEITAG; from the coding sequence ATGGATGTGACTGTAGTGGACGCAACCGGCAACAAGACCGAGGAGGTGACGATGCCGGACGATGTCGCATCGGGCCGAATCATCGGAAAGCTGGTCGGACTGATGAAGCTCCCGGCCACCGGACCGGATGGACAGCCGCTCTCTTACAAGTTCCACCACAAGCAGACCGGGCTGCAGATCAACGACAACGTGACCCTGGCCGACGCCGGGGTGAAGGACGGAGACGTGCTCCGTCTGGTCGCAGAGATCACCGCCGGCTGA
- a CDS encoding Mov34/MPN/PAD-1 family protein codes for MSQEHREEAEWDLDGFKSQLDEIDRSYIFPHVFNNRDREVGGVLVGHKSTRGDLPLIYAAIHAISADEQRATLTFTQDSWEHVHRVMEERYPAADIVGWYHSHPGFGIFLSEHDLFIHHNFFNDPSQIAHVVDPIAGIEGVFTWDDGEVIERFVRRTPLGWSMASLDELENPSQSAQEDEYR; via the coding sequence ATGAGCCAGGAACATCGGGAGGAAGCGGAATGGGACCTGGACGGCTTCAAGTCACAGCTCGACGAGATCGACCGCAGCTACATCTTTCCCCATGTCTTCAACAACCGGGACCGCGAGGTCGGCGGGGTGCTGGTCGGGCACAAATCGACCCGTGGCGATCTGCCGTTGATCTACGCGGCGATCCACGCGATCAGTGCCGACGAACAGCGGGCCACCCTGACCTTCACCCAGGACAGCTGGGAACACGTTCACCGGGTGATGGAGGAGAGGTATCCGGCAGCCGACATCGTCGGCTGGTACCACAGCCACCCCGGCTTCGGGATCTTCCTTTCCGAACACGATCTCTTCATTCACCACAACTTCTTCAACGACCCGTCGCAGATCGCCCACGTGGTCGATCCGATCGCCGGGATCGAGGGAGTCTTCACCTGGGACGACGGCGAGGTGATCGAGCGGTTCGTGCGGCGCACCCCGCTCGGCTGGAGCATGGCCAGCCTCGATGAACTTGAAAACCCAAGCCAATCAGCGCAGGAGGACGAGTACCGATGA
- a CDS encoding ThiF family adenylyltransferase has product MSRGRVKIELEDEHDRYHRQSLISWWDQPRLAAARVIVVGAGALGNEIVKNLTLMGVGHIVVVDMDEIENSNLARCVFFRESDEGRKKAEVLAERVIGMNPDVEIEAVTGDVRLSLGLGRFADADLVIAGLDNREARLYVNQACWKTGTPWIDGAIEGLMGTVRVFIPPDTACYECTMNERDHQLVAARRSCALLSREEMLEGKVPTNATTASVIGGIQVQEAVKLLHRDRLGEPTLAGAGFSFVGLTHDSYVVRYAPREDCLSHDSYDLSAAETVGPDMTLGELLGRARGRLGPEAVLELEQEIAVGAECAACGGSGRFLRPLDALTATDGSCPDCGEPWQIEFAHAVEDDSPLAGETAAGIGLPEQDVLVGRLGFERIFFRLEPVERGAGVVA; this is encoded by the coding sequence ATGTCCCGGGGCCGGGTCAAGATCGAGCTCGAGGACGAGCACGACCGCTACCACCGACAGAGCCTGATCAGCTGGTGGGATCAGCCCCGTCTGGCCGCGGCCAGGGTGATCGTCGTCGGGGCGGGCGCACTCGGCAACGAGATTGTCAAGAACCTCACCCTGATGGGAGTCGGTCACATCGTGGTGGTCGACATGGACGAGATCGAGAACTCGAACCTGGCCCGCTGTGTGTTCTTCCGGGAGAGTGACGAGGGCCGGAAGAAGGCCGAGGTTCTGGCCGAGCGTGTGATCGGGATGAACCCCGATGTGGAGATTGAGGCGGTGACCGGGGACGTTCGGCTCTCACTCGGGCTGGGCCGCTTCGCCGACGCCGACCTGGTGATCGCCGGACTGGACAACCGGGAGGCCCGGCTGTACGTGAACCAGGCCTGCTGGAAGACCGGGACCCCCTGGATCGACGGCGCGATCGAGGGCCTGATGGGCACCGTTCGCGTGTTCATCCCGCCGGATACGGCCTGCTACGAGTGCACCATGAACGAGCGCGACCACCAACTGGTCGCGGCCCGTCGTTCCTGCGCCCTGCTCAGCCGGGAGGAGATGCTTGAGGGCAAGGTCCCGACCAACGCGACGACCGCCAGCGTGATCGGCGGGATTCAGGTGCAGGAGGCGGTCAAGCTGCTTCACCGGGACCGGCTGGGGGAACCGACCCTGGCCGGAGCCGGCTTCAGTTTCGTCGGCCTCACCCACGACTCCTATGTGGTGCGTTACGCCCCGCGGGAGGACTGCCTGAGCCACGACAGCTACGACCTTTCCGCAGCCGAGACGGTCGGTCCCGACATGACCCTCGGCGAGCTGCTCGGCAGAGCCCGGGGCCGTCTCGGTCCGGAGGCGGTGCTGGAGCTGGAACAGGAGATCGCGGTGGGAGCGGAGTGTGCCGCCTGCGGCGGATCGGGGCGGTTCCTGCGCCCTCTCGATGCGCTCACCGCCACCGACGGAAGCTGCCCCGACTGCGGCGAGCCCTGGCAGATCGAGTTCGCCCACGCGGTCGAGGACGACTCGCCGCTTGCGGGCGAGACCGCGGCCGGGATCGGGTTGCCGGAGCAGGACGTCCTGGTCGGACGGCTCGGCTTCGAGCGGATCTTCTTCCGTCTCGAACCGGTGGAGCGCGGAGCGGGAGTGGTGGCGTGA
- a CDS encoding ubiquitin-conjugating enzyme E2, whose product MNPRLRRLQADYTQVRELYSGHPRVEIEPVGSRLPPETYRIRYRLDGLRLEGERPGNLETDRVRVASADEHEVELLLPRRYPAEKPYAAPKSPIFHPNVREYYCLVDDENWAPSTRLVDLIAKIGDMIQYRDYNLASPLDPLAARWTLTQEGTGRFPVGNVGLGVEEISMGTTGGDSDFDVLVHSADPSE is encoded by the coding sequence GTGAACCCGAGGTTGCGGCGCCTTCAGGCTGACTACACCCAGGTGCGAGAGCTCTACTCCGGTCATCCCCGGGTCGAGATCGAACCGGTTGGTTCCCGTCTCCCGCCCGAGACCTACCGGATCCGGTACCGGCTGGATGGACTCCGGCTGGAGGGTGAGCGGCCCGGCAACCTGGAAACCGATCGGGTCAGGGTGGCCTCGGCCGACGAGCATGAAGTGGAGTTGCTCCTCCCGCGACGCTACCCGGCCGAGAAGCCTTACGCAGCACCGAAATCCCCGATCTTTCACCCGAACGTCCGGGAGTACTACTGCCTGGTCGACGACGAGAACTGGGCTCCTTCAACCCGGCTGGTCGATCTGATCGCCAAGATCGGGGACATGATCCAGTACCGCGACTACAACCTGGCCAGCCCGCTGGATCCGCTCGCCGCGAGATGGACGCTCACCCAGGAAGGCACCGGGAGGTTCCCGGTCGGGAACGTAGGTCTCGGAGTCGAGGAGATCTCGATGGGAACGACCGGAGGAGATTCGGATTTCGATGTCCTGGTCCATTCGGCCGACCCGAGTGAGTGA